The stretch of DNA GCGGGCTTCTACGCTCACACTAAAGTAGTTGGCCGCGGCATCACCAACAACGAGTACAACGGCTTAGTGGGCCTAGCCATACCTGCTGGCCTGGGTTTCAAGTACGCAGTATCTCAGCACTGGAACTTAGGACTAGATGCGGGTGCGCGCAAAACCTTTACGGATGATATTGACCGGTACAATGGTAAAGACCAGCCCTCTTCCAGCACCGAAGTAAGAGTATTGGGCAACCCAAACACTAAAGACTGGTACTTTTATAACGGCATAAGCGTCTCGTATACCTTCTATAAAATAAGGTGCCCAGAAGGTACTTTGGAGATTCAGAAAAATAAAAAGAACAAATAGGCTTCTCAGGAAGCCTGTAAAGTGAAGCCCCTGACACGCAGCAAACAATGCTGAAGGTGTCAGGGGCTTCCATGCAATGTAGTAGGTCTACTTATCGTTTGAAGGTAGGCCAAGGCGTATGCAACCATTTGCGTACCTTGCAGCCTCTTTACGCAAAAAGTAACAATGGCCTCTCGGTCCGAGATTGACTCCCAGAATATTCCCGCGCACGTCGCCGTCATTATGGACGGTAATGGTCGTTGGGCTAAGCAGAAAGGCGGGCTCCGCATCTTTGGTCATCAAAGTGCCATTAAAGCGGTACGCGAAACAGTAGAGTCTGCCGCAGAAATTGGTGTGCAGTATCTCACGCTTTACGCCTTCTCCACTGAAAACTGGGCTCGTCCGGCCCACGAAGTAATGGCGTTGATGCAACTGCTGGTTCATACCATTCGGCAGGAGACAGCTACGCTATTAAAAAATAATATTCGCCTTCAAGCCATTGGCCAGATTGAAAGTTTGCCAGCTTCCTGCCAGCGAGAACTAGCGGAAGCAATAGAATTG from Hymenobacter taeanensis encodes:
- a CDS encoding isoprenyl transferase, which gives rise to MASRSEIDSQNIPAHVAVIMDGNGRWAKQKGGLRIFGHQSAIKAVRETVESAAEIGVQYLTLYAFSTENWARPAHEVMALMQLLVHTIRQETATLLKNNIRLQAIGQIESLPASCQRELAEAIELTKAGNRMTLVLALSYSGRWDLTQAAQRLAADVAAGTMEASAITEQTIAGYLSTKGIPDPELLIRTSGEQRISNFLLWQLAYTELYITDLLWPDFRREHFYDALRAYQQRERRFGKTSEQLTVS